The following proteins come from a genomic window of Trinickia caryophylli:
- a CDS encoding lactate permease LctP family transporter, producing MQPWSQIYTPLGSLALSSLAAAIPIVFYFLALAVFRMKGHVASAVTLLLSLAVAIVAYRMPAAQAFAAAGYGFAYGMWPIAWIIVTAVFLYKIVVKTGQFEIIRASVLSITDDKRLQLLLIGFSFGAFLEGAAGFGAPVAITAALLVGLGFEPLLAAGLCLIANTAPVAFGAMGIPIIVAGQVTGLDALHIGAMAGRQLPLLSLVVPFWLVFIMDGVRGVKETWPAAFVAGGSFAVTQYFTSNYIGPELPDITSALVSLVCLTVFLKVWHPRTAARTAFGATGGGTAALSGFGSGSGDAPRFAAASRQASPYSMAETARAWAPFAILTAVVTVWSLPAFKALFGAKGALHATVLPFEIPGLHRLVMKTAPIVSAPKAYDAIFKLDLLSAVGTAILLTALVSAVLLRMKPRQLVSTFVETIVELRRPIVSIGFVLAFAFVANYSGMSSTLALLLAGTGAAFPFFSPLLGWLGVFLTGSDTSSNALFCSLQSTTAHQIGVPDTLLVAANTTGGVTGKMISPQSIAVACAATGLVGKESSLFRFTVKHSILFAAVVGVMTLVQAYWLVEMVPR from the coding sequence ATGCAACCCTGGAGTCAGATCTATACACCGCTCGGCAGCCTGGCGTTGTCGTCGCTTGCGGCAGCCATACCGATCGTCTTTTACTTCCTTGCGCTGGCCGTGTTCAGAATGAAAGGTCACGTCGCGTCGGCCGTCACGCTGCTGCTTTCGCTGGCCGTCGCGATCGTCGCGTATCGCATGCCTGCCGCTCAGGCGTTCGCCGCGGCAGGCTATGGTTTTGCGTACGGCATGTGGCCGATCGCGTGGATCATCGTCACGGCCGTCTTCCTTTACAAGATCGTCGTGAAAACGGGGCAGTTCGAAATCATTCGCGCCTCGGTGCTTTCGATCACCGATGACAAGCGGCTGCAGTTGCTGCTCATCGGCTTTTCGTTCGGCGCATTCCTCGAAGGCGCCGCAGGCTTCGGCGCGCCGGTGGCGATCACCGCGGCCCTGCTCGTCGGGCTCGGCTTCGAGCCGCTGCTCGCCGCCGGGCTCTGCCTGATCGCGAACACGGCGCCGGTCGCGTTCGGTGCGATGGGCATTCCGATCATCGTGGCCGGTCAAGTCACGGGGCTCGACGCGCTCCACATCGGCGCCATGGCGGGCCGCCAGCTGCCGCTGCTCTCGCTCGTGGTGCCGTTCTGGCTCGTCTTCATCATGGACGGCGTACGCGGCGTCAAGGAAACCTGGCCCGCGGCATTCGTGGCCGGCGGCAGCTTCGCCGTGACGCAGTACTTCACCTCGAACTACATCGGCCCGGAGCTGCCCGACATTACGTCTGCCCTCGTGAGCCTCGTTTGCCTGACCGTCTTTCTGAAAGTCTGGCACCCGCGCACGGCGGCCCGCACGGCATTTGGCGCGACCGGCGGCGGCACGGCCGCGTTGTCGGGCTTCGGCTCCGGTTCGGGCGACGCACCGCGTTTCGCGGCTGCGAGCCGTCAGGCATCGCCCTATTCGATGGCCGAAACAGCACGCGCCTGGGCACCGTTCGCCATTCTCACGGCGGTGGTCACCGTTTGGAGCCTGCCGGCGTTCAAGGCGTTGTTCGGTGCCAAGGGCGCACTGCATGCCACCGTGCTGCCGTTCGAGATTCCGGGCCTGCATCGGCTGGTCATGAAGACGGCGCCGATCGTCAGTGCGCCGAAAGCGTACGACGCGATCTTCAAACTCGATCTGCTCTCGGCGGTGGGCACGGCGATCCTGCTGACCGCGCTCGTCTCGGCCGTTCTGCTGCGCATGAAACCGCGCCAGCTCGTATCGACGTTCGTCGAGACCATCGTCGAACTGCGCCGCCCGATCGTGTCGATCGGTTTCGTGCTCGCCTTCGCCTTCGTCGCGAACTACTCGGGAATGTCGTCGACGCTCGCCCTGCTGCTCGCCGGCACGGGTGCCGCGTTCCCGTTCTTCTCGCCGCTGCTCGGCTGGCTCGGTGTGTTTCTCACGGGATCGGACACGTCGTCGAACGCGCTTTTCTGCTCCCTGCAGAGCACGACCGCGCATCAGATCGGCGTACCCGATACGCTGCTCGTGGCCGCGAACACGACAGGCGGAGTAACGGGGAAGATGATCTCCCCGCAATCGATCGCCGTGGCTTGCGCGGCTACCGGGCTCGTCGGCAAGGAGAGTTCGCTCTTTCGATTCACCGTGAAGCACAGCATCCTCTTTGCCGCGGTAGTGGGCGTCATGACGCTCGTGCAGGCGTATTGGCTCGTGGAGATGGTGCCGCGCTGA
- a CDS encoding NucA/NucB deoxyribonuclease domain-containing protein, giving the protein MKLNRRDALKQCIANFGDLKEPCTVSDDPDAEPTACDCDEYPFASTQDGASRRSDASVKKIDSSDNRRTGSRLGHFYAGQRVLDDEGFYVSIDE; this is encoded by the coding sequence GTGAAACTCAATCGCCGAGACGCACTTAAGCAATGTATAGCCAACTTCGGTGATTTAAAGGAACCTTGCACAGTCAGTGATGACCCGGATGCCGAACCCACGGCCTGCGACTGCGACGAATATCCTTTTGCCTCCACTCAGGACGGCGCTTCGCGGCGTTCGGACGCATCTGTAAAGAAAATAGACAGTAGTGACAACCGACGTACAGGTAGCCGGTTGGGACACTTTTATGCGGGACAACGTGTATTGGATGACGAAGGCTTCTATGTTTCCATAGACGAATAG
- a CDS encoding molybdopterin-binding domain-containing protein, whose amino-acid sequence MTPHTGIPSWLGSAYRVCKLSVPGAARSEEISVDHACMRVAAEPIVAPENVPRVPYSESRGLALRSEQTAGASPETPVRFDIKVDVEALLKFGANQPLRPLDPGWAEYLPCAGLPLPGKADAIVPHPRRYDEGPALDSLVLTASIPSGEGALMPGQDYEAGTTLVRTGERITPEAQAILIAAGIRTLRVVKRPRIIVAVASCDLLPIDHAREAWQRPDSNGPYIRSLLQRWGYEVPAVEYLPLVNSWLPEPVSHSTFRQYVQELKRLVASYDLIIGTGMPERSIGGVSGLASCPGFLSPIPVQVAQRPGGLFSFGRSQDRSPPRSELRKHYRADGSAAALQRILYEDQAVLVNLPGFTSNVGVLMHMFVRRIVDELEHVSHPRPYWRTGKLSHEIGRDANTHRVLWGNAIVTSGGQITLCAPYPQPVEGLAALAKANALIAAPSGQGPLCAGTPVHYLSL is encoded by the coding sequence ATGACACCTCATACAGGAATTCCCTCGTGGCTCGGTAGTGCATACAGAGTATGCAAACTGAGCGTGCCGGGTGCAGCCCGCTCAGAAGAGATCTCCGTCGATCACGCCTGCATGCGTGTTGCGGCCGAGCCCATCGTCGCACCCGAGAACGTGCCGAGGGTGCCATATTCGGAGTCACGAGGGCTGGCGTTGCGGTCGGAGCAAACAGCTGGTGCGTCGCCGGAAACACCCGTGCGCTTCGACATCAAGGTCGACGTCGAAGCGTTGCTCAAGTTCGGCGCGAACCAACCGTTGCGACCGTTGGATCCCGGGTGGGCCGAATACTTGCCCTGCGCCGGCTTGCCGCTGCCGGGGAAAGCCGACGCAATCGTCCCTCATCCCCGCCGTTACGACGAAGGCCCGGCACTTGACTCGCTCGTCTTGACCGCTTCCATTCCGTCCGGAGAAGGCGCGCTGATGCCCGGCCAGGATTATGAGGCCGGCACAACCCTTGTTCGCACCGGCGAGCGCATCACGCCCGAGGCGCAAGCCATTTTAATCGCCGCAGGTATCCGCACACTGCGCGTAGTGAAACGTCCACGCATTATCGTAGCTGTCGCCAGCTGCGACTTGCTACCAATCGACCATGCGAGGGAAGCCTGGCAACGCCCGGATTCCAACGGCCCATACATCAGATCTCTATTGCAAAGATGGGGCTATGAAGTGCCAGCGGTCGAATATCTGCCATTGGTCAACTCGTGGCTACCTGAGCCTGTCTCCCACAGCACATTCAGGCAGTATGTCCAAGAACTGAAGCGCCTCGTGGCAAGCTACGACCTGATCATCGGGACCGGTATGCCTGAGCGCAGCATCGGCGGCGTCAGCGGCCTCGCGTCATGCCCTGGATTCCTAAGCCCTATCCCCGTACAGGTTGCACAACGGCCCGGAGGTCTTTTCAGCTTTGGTCGCAGCCAGGACCGCTCCCCACCGCGATCCGAACTGAGAAAACACTACCGTGCCGACGGTTCGGCAGCAGCTCTGCAACGAATCCTTTACGAAGATCAAGCAGTCCTCGTCAATCTTCCCGGATTCACCAGCAATGTGGGCGTCCTGATGCACATGTTTGTTCGCCGCATCGTCGACGAGTTGGAGCATGTATCGCATCCTCGACCCTATTGGCGGACCGGAAAACTCAGCCACGAAATCGGCCGTGATGCGAACACGCATCGAGTGCTCTGGGGCAACGCGATCGTCACCTCCGGCGGCCAGATCACCCTATGCGCGCCATACCCGCAGCCCGTCGAGGGGCTCGCCGCGCTTGCGAAAGCCAATGCCCTCATTGCGGCGCCATCCGGCCAAGGACCGTTGTGCGCTGGAACGCCCGTCCATTACCTGTCGCTTTGA
- a CDS encoding MEKHLA domain-containing protein → MDNRTDTGFFRLLTDSYRRLLGTSLIPPDIAQCANEQEEQEAAHWLYESAPFVLLAHNTAADPIFVYGNLAAQRQFGYDWDELTRLPSRLSADTPDQDERRAFIESVTSKGYATGYRGVRIAKSGKKFWIENATLWQLTDDNGHLRGLAAMVPTVVDL, encoded by the coding sequence ATGGATAACCGCACCGATACCGGCTTCTTCAGACTGCTTACGGACAGCTACCGCCGCCTGCTCGGCACTTCGCTGATCCCGCCCGACATCGCGCAGTGCGCGAACGAACAAGAGGAACAGGAAGCCGCGCACTGGCTCTACGAGTCAGCGCCATTCGTTCTTCTCGCGCACAACACGGCGGCCGATCCGATCTTCGTTTACGGAAATCTCGCCGCGCAACGCCAGTTCGGCTACGACTGGGACGAGTTGACCCGCCTCCCATCGCGCCTTTCCGCCGATACGCCCGATCAGGACGAGCGCCGCGCATTCATCGAAAGTGTGACGAGCAAGGGCTACGCAACCGGCTATCGCGGCGTACGCATCGCCAAGTCGGGGAAGAAATTCTGGATCGAAAATGCGACGCTCTGGCAATTGACCGACGACAACGGCCACCTGCGCGGCCTCGCTGCCATGGTGCCGACCGTCGTCGACCTCTGA